Proteins from a single region of Bartonella sp. M0283:
- a CDS encoding MFS transporter: MQQKSSTLAPFKSHAFRSLWAATLVSNLGGLIQTVGAGWIMTLISTSHSMVGLVQGANTLPVVIFSLLAGALADNFNRRQIMITAQLLMMAVSILLAVLTCFGLLTPWLLLAFTFLIGCGSALYNPPWQATVGDIVPREDISAAVTLNSVGFNLMRSVGPATGGAIVAAFGGAAAFVVNAFSYIPLLGALFFWKPDYVNNGLPRERLVAAMSDGLRYVFMSPHLLNIMTRAFMFGLGAISVLALLPIIAHEKLDGGALIYGTLLGSFGVGAIAAGIINSWVRRRFSSETIVVGSFIGYALSCLLLALSDSSIIAHIVLFPAGMCWVLALSLFNVSVQLSTPRWVVSRALALYQTSSFGGMAVGSWLWGSLADSYSPVIALYICAAFLIVGALMGLKFTIFEIPSINLDPLDQFREPELHLDLQARSGPIMVLIDYEIKDEDLSEFLKTMSLRRRIRLRDGARQWTLLRDLEHPNRWVETYHMPTWVDYLRHNRRRTKADADVTEKLRQLSQIPEGLRVHRMIERHTVPEADQIQVKHSAHHLH; this comes from the coding sequence ATGCAACAAAAAAGCTCGACACTTGCGCCATTCAAAAGCCATGCTTTCCGAAGCCTATGGGCGGCGACGCTTGTTTCCAATCTTGGCGGGCTTATCCAGACAGTCGGTGCCGGCTGGATTATGACATTAATCAGCACCTCCCATTCAATGGTGGGGCTTGTTCAGGGTGCGAACACCTTACCGGTTGTGATTTTCTCGCTTCTCGCCGGTGCCCTTGCTGATAATTTCAACCGCCGACAGATCATGATTACCGCGCAATTGTTGATGATGGCTGTTTCGATTCTCCTTGCAGTTCTCACCTGTTTCGGCCTCCTGACACCTTGGCTTTTGCTCGCCTTTACATTTCTGATCGGCTGTGGCTCCGCGCTTTATAATCCCCCTTGGCAGGCGACTGTTGGCGACATTGTACCACGCGAAGATATTTCCGCAGCAGTGACTTTAAATAGCGTGGGCTTCAATTTGATGCGCAGTGTCGGGCCTGCAACAGGTGGTGCAATTGTTGCCGCCTTTGGCGGCGCGGCCGCTTTCGTCGTCAATGCCTTCAGCTATATTCCGCTTCTTGGTGCACTGTTTTTCTGGAAACCGGACTATGTGAATAACGGTTTGCCACGTGAAAGACTCGTTGCAGCAATGTCTGACGGATTGCGCTACGTTTTCATGTCGCCGCATCTTCTAAACATCATGACGCGAGCGTTCATGTTCGGCCTTGGTGCCATATCGGTTCTGGCACTTCTTCCCATTATTGCCCATGAAAAACTTGATGGCGGAGCGCTCATTTACGGGACATTGCTCGGTTCTTTCGGAGTAGGAGCGATTGCTGCCGGCATTATCAATTCCTGGGTCAGACGGCGCTTTTCCTCGGAAACTATAGTCGTCGGTTCATTTATCGGTTATGCGCTGTCTTGCCTGTTGCTCGCTTTGAGTGACTCGTCAATCATTGCTCATATTGTTCTTTTTCCGGCCGGTATGTGCTGGGTTCTGGCGCTTTCGCTCTTTAATGTTTCGGTGCAATTGTCAACGCCACGCTGGGTCGTCTCACGCGCTTTGGCGCTCTATCAGACATCGTCTTTTGGCGGCATGGCGGTCGGAAGCTGGTTATGGGGAAGTTTGGCTGACAGTTATTCACCAGTCATAGCGCTTTATATATGCGCTGCATTCCTTATTGTGGGTGCATTGATGGGACTGAAATTTACGATCTTTGAAATACCGAGCATCAATCTGGATCCACTTGACCAATTCAGGGAACCGGAATTGCACCTTGATCTTCAGGCAAGAAGCGGGCCGATTATGGTTCTGATCGACTACGAAATTAAAGATGAAGATCTTTCAGAATTTCTCAAAACAATGTCGTTGAGGCGGCGTATCCGATTGCGTGATGGAGCAAGACAATGGACGCTATTGCGCGATCTCGAACATCCTAATCGCTGGGTTGAAACTTATCATATGCCGACATGGGTGGATTATTTGCGGCACAATCGCCGCCGCACCAAAGCCGATGCCGACGTGACAGAAAAACTACGCCAGCTTAGCCAAATTCCCGAAGGCTTGAGAGTGCACCGGATGATTGAACGTCACACAGTGCCGGAAGCTGACCAGATACAAGTCAAGCATTCAGCCCACCATCTGCACTAG
- the truB gene encoding tRNA pseudouridine(55) synthase TruB — MARQRKKKGRPVSGWVILDKPKGMGSTEAVSKIKWLFQAEKAGHAGTLDPLASGMLPIALGEATKTVPYVVDGTKVYRFTVAWGEEHNTDDMEGVVTKTSTKRPSKEEILAILPHYIGTILQTPPQFSAIKIDGNRAYDLAREGEKIEIPAREVEIDSLELIDMTPEGHAIFEVECGKGTYVRALARDMGRELGCYGYIANLRRIEVSPFVEDDFVSLEDLEDAAPERGEADENGIFPPRDFSALDEFLIETGAALEFLPQYPLSDEQAYRVRMGNPVLMRGRGAPVDEDEVCATYKGKLLAIGMIEKGQFKPKRVFTTG; from the coding sequence ATGGCGCGTCAGCGAAAGAAAAAGGGTCGTCCGGTTTCGGGTTGGGTGATTCTCGATAAGCCAAAGGGCATGGGGTCGACCGAGGCAGTTTCAAAAATCAAATGGCTGTTTCAGGCGGAAAAAGCCGGTCACGCGGGAACACTTGACCCGCTTGCTTCGGGTATGCTGCCGATTGCCTTGGGAGAAGCCACGAAAACTGTTCCCTATGTTGTCGATGGTACAAAAGTTTATCGCTTTACAGTTGCGTGGGGGGAAGAACACAATACCGATGATATGGAAGGCGTGGTGACAAAAACGTCCACCAAGCGCCCAAGCAAAGAAGAAATATTAGCGATTTTGCCTCATTATATTGGCACAATTCTGCAAACCCCGCCGCAATTTTCTGCTATCAAGATTGATGGCAACCGTGCTTATGATCTGGCACGGGAAGGTGAAAAAATCGAAATTCCTGCACGTGAAGTTGAAATCGATAGCCTCGAACTCATTGATATGACACCGGAAGGGCATGCAATCTTCGAGGTGGAATGCGGTAAAGGAACTTATGTACGTGCTCTTGCCCGCGATATGGGAAGAGAACTCGGGTGCTATGGCTATATTGCCAATCTGCGTCGTATCGAAGTTTCGCCTTTTGTCGAAGATGATTTTGTGAGCCTTGAAGATTTGGAAGACGCCGCGCCGGAACGAGGCGAGGCCGACGAGAATGGCATTTTTCCGCCACGCGATTTTTCCGCACTTGATGAATTTCTGATTGAAACCGGTGCGGCACTCGAATTTTTGCCGCAATATCCCTTAAGCGACGAGCAGGCTTATCGTGTGCGAATGGGAAACCCTGTTTTAATGCGTGGACGAGGTGCCCCCGTTGATGAAGATGAGGTTTGTGCGACGTATAAGGGAAAATTATTGGCAATCGGAATGATAGAAAAAGGCCAGTTCAAACCCAAGCGCGTTTTTACAACCGGCTGA
- the rbfA gene encoding 30S ribosome-binding factor RbfA, giving the protein MKHAGPSQRQLRVGEQVRHALASIFQRGVILDPVLDGVVLSATEVRMSPDLRVATCFVAPLADADPEEVVKALNHHARFIRGELGPQLRQLRYMPEFRFKVDTSFDNFAKIDALLHSPEVARDLHHDDEEKE; this is encoded by the coding sequence ATGAAACATGCTGGTCCATCCCAAAGGCAATTGCGTGTCGGTGAACAAGTTCGCCATGCTCTTGCTTCCATCTTCCAGCGCGGAGTTATTCTGGATCCGGTGCTTGATGGTGTGGTGCTCAGTGCAACCGAGGTGAGAATGTCACCGGATTTACGCGTTGCAACCTGTTTTGTTGCCCCACTTGCCGATGCAGATCCTGAAGAGGTGGTAAAAGCGCTCAATCATCATGCGAGATTTATTCGTGGCGAGTTAGGGCCCCAGTTGCGGCAATTGAGATATATGCCGGAATTCCGTTTCAAGGTGGATACGAGTTTTGACAATTTTGCAAAAATCGATGCCTTGTTGCACTCACCGGAAGTGGCCCGCGATCTTCATCACGATGACGAGGAAAAGGAATAG
- the infB gene encoding translation initiation factor IF-2, with protein MTENNNDKKTAKKTLTLKRPGVETSTVKQNFSHGRTKAVVVETKRRKITRPDEKVEVKHVVTKPRVAQTTKPHTEMPPKISPHHPHSNLSSAEMEARMRALEEARLHAEEEHKREEEEHKRAEEEAKRRQAEEAKRAKEREELLRKQAEEDAKARAAHEAEKAEGKKPEVKKHEVHKVKDGYRPKTDKQAANRPIELDIAPVTKQRAAAPAAKRNIVDDDEDDRRSRRGGGNKSEVRAPKAVKGGEQRRRSKLTLNSALDEEGNSRGRSMAAMRRRQEKFKRSQIQEPREKISREVTIPETITIQELAQRMTERSVDVIKYLMKQGQMLKPGDVIDADMAQLIAEEFGHTVKRVAESDVEEGLFNVPDDPAKLKPRPPVVTIMGHVDHGKTSLLDAIRHANVVAGEAGGITQHIGAYQVEQKGQKITFIDTPGHAAFTAMRARGAQVTDIAVLVVAADDSVMPQTIESIHHAKAAGVPIIVAINKIDKPAADPQKVRTELLQHEVFVESMGGDTLEVEVSAKTGKNIDKLLEAILLQAEILDLKADPDRTAEGVVIEAQLDRGRGAVATVLIQKGTLHPSDIIVAGNEWGRVRALINDRGAHIKAATPSMPVEVLGMQGTPQAGDRFAVVANEAQAREIAEYRQRLAREKAVARQAGSRGSLEQMMNRMQTSGMKEFPLVIKGDVQGSVEAITSALEKLGNDEVRAHIVHAAPGGITESDVSLAAASNAAIIGFNVRANSQARDAAEAQGIEIRYYNIIYDLVDDVKAAMSGMLTPERRETFLGNAEIIEVFHISKVGKVAGCRVTEGKMERGEGVRLIRDHVVVHEGKLKTLKRFKDEVAEVPAGQECGMAFENYDDIRVGDIIEAFRVETIKRSL; from the coding sequence ATGACGGAAAACAATAACGACAAGAAAACAGCCAAGAAAACGCTGACCTTAAAACGCCCCGGGGTTGAAACCAGCACAGTCAAGCAGAACTTCAGCCATGGTCGTACAAAGGCGGTCGTTGTCGAAACGAAACGGCGTAAAATCACCCGTCCGGACGAAAAGGTGGAAGTCAAGCACGTTGTGACCAAGCCACGCGTTGCCCAGACAACAAAACCGCATACTGAAATGCCGCCGAAAATTTCCCCTCACCACCCGCATAGCAACCTTTCATCGGCTGAAATGGAAGCACGTATGCGGGCTCTTGAAGAAGCACGGCTTCACGCTGAAGAAGAACATAAACGCGAAGAAGAAGAACATAAGCGCGCCGAAGAAGAAGCAAAGCGTCGTCAGGCAGAAGAAGCCAAACGCGCTAAAGAGCGCGAAGAACTGTTGCGCAAACAGGCCGAAGAGGACGCAAAAGCCCGCGCTGCCCACGAGGCTGAAAAGGCTGAAGGAAAAAAGCCCGAAGTCAAAAAGCACGAAGTCCATAAGGTCAAGGATGGCTATCGTCCCAAAACCGACAAGCAGGCTGCCAACCGACCGATTGAACTTGATATTGCGCCTGTTACCAAACAACGCGCAGCCGCTCCTGCCGCAAAGCGCAATATAGTTGATGATGACGAGGATGATCGTCGCTCGCGTCGTGGCGGTGGCAATAAATCCGAGGTACGTGCTCCAAAAGCAGTGAAGGGTGGCGAACAGCGCCGCCGCAGCAAACTGACATTGAATAGCGCACTTGACGAGGAAGGCAATTCGCGCGGCCGGTCAATGGCTGCCATGCGTCGGCGTCAGGAAAAATTCAAACGCTCGCAAATTCAGGAACCGCGTGAAAAAATCTCTCGCGAGGTAACAATTCCTGAAACCATTACCATTCAGGAACTCGCCCAACGTATGACAGAACGCTCTGTCGACGTCATCAAATATCTGATGAAACAAGGGCAGATGTTGAAGCCCGGTGATGTTATTGACGCCGATATGGCGCAATTGATTGCCGAAGAATTCGGCCACACGGTAAAACGCGTTGCAGAATCGGATGTTGAAGAAGGTCTCTTCAATGTTCCGGATGATCCGGCAAAGCTTAAACCGCGCCCGCCTGTCGTTACCATTATGGGCCACGTTGACCACGGCAAGACATCGCTTCTTGATGCCATACGCCATGCCAATGTTGTTGCTGGTGAAGCGGGTGGTATCACCCAGCATATCGGTGCTTATCAGGTGGAACAAAAGGGGCAGAAGATAACCTTTATCGATACACCGGGACATGCGGCCTTTACAGCTATGCGTGCCCGTGGTGCGCAGGTAACCGATATTGCGGTTCTGGTGGTTGCAGCCGACGATAGTGTCATGCCGCAAACGATTGAGTCCATTCACCATGCAAAAGCTGCCGGTGTGCCGATTATTGTTGCCATCAACAAGATTGATAAACCGGCTGCCGATCCGCAAAAGGTCAGAACCGAACTGTTGCAACATGAAGTGTTTGTCGAAAGCATGGGTGGTGACACACTGGAAGTCGAGGTTTCGGCAAAAACCGGCAAGAATATCGACAAGCTTCTTGAAGCAATTCTGTTGCAGGCTGAAATTCTTGACTTGAAAGCCGATCCTGATCGCACGGCCGAAGGTGTTGTAATCGAAGCGCAGCTTGATCGCGGTCGTGGTGCTGTTGCAACAGTACTTATCCAGAAGGGTACATTGCATCCTTCCGATATTATCGTTGCCGGTAACGAGTGGGGGCGCGTTCGTGCGCTCATCAATGATCGTGGTGCCCATATCAAAGCGGCAACCCCGTCAATGCCGGTTGAAGTTCTCGGTATGCAGGGTACTCCGCAGGCCGGTGACCGTTTTGCAGTCGTCGCCAATGAAGCACAGGCTCGCGAGATTGCCGAATATCGTCAACGTCTTGCCCGTGAGAAGGCGGTTGCGCGGCAGGCAGGCTCGCGTGGTTCTCTTGAACAGATGATGAACCGGATGCAGACAAGCGGCATGAAAGAATTTCCGCTGGTCATCAAAGGGGATGTTCAAGGCTCTGTCGAAGCGATTACGTCAGCACTTGAAAAACTCGGCAATGACGAAGTGCGCGCCCATATTGTCCATGCCGCTCCCGGTGGTATTACGGAAAGCGATGTATCATTGGCTGCAGCATCGAATGCCGCCATTATCGGCTTCAACGTTCGTGCCAATAGTCAGGCACGTGATGCAGCCGAAGCCCAAGGCATCGAAATTCGTTATTACAATATCATTTATGATCTTGTTGACGATGTGAAGGCAGCAATGTCGGGCATGTTGACGCCGGAACGCCGCGAAACTTTCCTTGGCAATGCCGAGATTATCGAAGTCTTCCACATTTCCAAGGTCGGAAAGGTCGCAGGTTGCCGTGTTACAGAAGGCAAGATGGAGCGCGGCGAGGGTGTACGCCTTATCCGTGATCATGTTGTTGTCCATGAAGGCAAGCTCAAGACTTTGAAACGCTTCAAAGACGAGGTTGCCGAAGTTCCTGCCGGTCAGGAATGCGGTATGGCCTTCGAGAATTATGATGATATACGCGTTGGAGATATTATCGAAGCGTTCCGCGTTGAAACCATTAAACGCTCGCTCTAA
- the nusA gene encoding transcription termination factor NusA, with the protein MAISANRLELLQIADAVAREKSIDREIVISAMADAIQKAARSRYGQETNIRADINSKTGEIKLQRLLEVVDTVDDYATQISLEDAKKRKPDAEIGDFLSDPLPPMEFGRIAAQSAKQVIVQKVREAERDHQYEEYKDKVGEIVSGTVKRVEYGNVIVDLGRGEAIVRRDELIPRESFRYGDRIRAYVYDVRREQRGPQIFLSRTHPQFMAKLFTMEVPEIYDGIIEIKSVARDPGSRAKIAVVSRDGSIDPVGACVGMRGSRVQAVVNELQGEKIDIIPWSPDAATFIVNALQPAEVAKVVLDEDAERIEVVVPDDQLSLAIGRRGQNVRLASQLTGWDIDILTEQEESENRQKEFAKRSKLFMEALDVDEMVAQVLASEGFASIEEIAYVDPDEISSIEGFDEETASEIQQRAKDYIDKQEAELDKKRKKLGVSDELRELPGMTTAMMVAVGEDGVKTIEDFAGYAVDDLAGWRERKDGETQNFAGVLTPFDISRADAEAMVVAARLKAGWMTEEDLHHQDQEQTEEQAVTPADADKTAETETPAE; encoded by the coding sequence ATGGCTATAAGCGCTAATAGGCTTGAACTTCTGCAAATTGCAGATGCCGTAGCCCGCGAAAAGTCGATTGACCGTGAAATTGTCATTTCTGCGATGGCTGATGCTATCCAGAAAGCTGCCCGGTCACGCTATGGTCAGGAAACCAATATCCGTGCCGATATCAATTCCAAAACCGGCGAAATCAAGTTGCAGCGTTTGCTGGAAGTTGTCGACACGGTTGACGATTATGCAACACAGATTTCTCTGGAAGATGCAAAAAAGCGGAAACCCGATGCAGAGATTGGTGATTTCTTGTCGGATCCGCTGCCGCCAATGGAATTCGGGCGCATTGCTGCCCAGTCTGCCAAGCAGGTTATTGTACAGAAAGTGCGCGAGGCCGAGCGCGATCACCAATATGAGGAATATAAGGACAAAGTCGGTGAAATTGTTTCCGGCACTGTCAAACGTGTAGAATATGGCAATGTCATTGTCGATCTTGGACGTGGCGAAGCAATTGTCCGTCGTGATGAACTCATTCCGCGCGAGTCGTTCCGCTATGGCGATCGCATTCGCGCTTATGTTTATGATGTCCGGCGCGAACAACGTGGCCCGCAAATTTTCCTATCACGTACCCATCCGCAATTTATGGCCAAACTTTTCACTATGGAAGTTCCGGAAATTTATGACGGCATTATCGAGATAAAGTCGGTAGCCCGTGATCCCGGTTCACGTGCAAAAATCGCTGTCGTCTCGCGTGATGGCTCTATTGATCCGGTTGGCGCATGCGTTGGTATGCGTGGTAGTCGTGTTCAGGCTGTTGTCAACGAGCTTCAGGGTGAAAAGATCGATATTATTCCGTGGTCTCCCGATGCGGCAACATTTATTGTCAATGCTTTGCAGCCGGCAGAAGTGGCCAAAGTGGTTCTTGATGAAGATGCAGAACGTATCGAGGTTGTTGTGCCTGATGACCAGCTTAGCCTTGCAATCGGACGGCGTGGTCAAAATGTCCGGCTTGCTTCGCAGCTGACAGGCTGGGATATCGACATTCTTACAGAACAGGAAGAATCCGAAAACCGGCAGAAAGAATTTGCAAAACGCAGCAAATTGTTCATGGAAGCTCTGGATGTTGACGAGATGGTTGCACAGGTTCTCGCTTCCGAAGGTTTTGCTTCCATTGAAGAAATTGCCTATGTTGATCCCGATGAAATCAGTTCGATTGAAGGCTTTGATGAAGAAACCGCTTCCGAAATCCAGCAGCGTGCAAAAGATTATATTGACAAGCAGGAAGCCGAACTCGACAAGAAACGTAAAAAACTTGGTGTTTCCGATGAGTTGCGTGAATTGCCGGGGATGACAACCGCGATGATGGTTGCCGTCGGTGAGGATGGCGTCAAGACGATTGAAGACTTCGCCGGTTATGCGGTTGATGATCTTGCCGGCTGGCGGGAACGCAAGGATGGCGAAACGCAGAATTTTGCCGGTGTTCTGACACCATTTGATATCAGCCGCGCTGATGCCGAGGCTATGGTTGTTGCTGCCCGCCTGAAAGCCGGCTGGATGACAGAAGAAGATCTTCATCACCAAGATCAGGAACAGACAGAAGAACAGGCAGTAACACCGGCAGATGCCGATAAAACTGCTGAAACAGAAACGCCGGCTGAATAG
- a CDS encoding tRNA (guanine(46)-N(7))-methyltransferase TrmB yields MSEHKERASEAFFGRRRGKTLRAGQTRREETLLPLLKVDLNKPAPERLADLFNNSGNSKNDCDNIRIEIGFGGGEHLVHEMDRFPQTGFIGVEPFINGMAKMLAAVEGHEQRLQHIRLYDDDATQLLDWLPESSITGIDLFYPDPWPKKKHWKRRFVNMKNLDRFARVLKSGAKFRFASDIDTYVNWTLFYCAHHPDFYWTANEPTDWKLPFEAWPGTRYEEKALREGRTPAYLTFVRK; encoded by the coding sequence ATGAGTGAACATAAAGAAAGGGCAAGTGAAGCTTTTTTCGGGCGTCGTCGTGGCAAGACATTGCGTGCGGGCCAGACCAGGCGCGAAGAAACTTTACTTCCTCTTCTTAAAGTGGATTTGAATAAGCCTGCGCCGGAACGACTTGCCGATTTATTCAATAATTCCGGTAACTCAAAAAACGATTGCGACAATATACGCATTGAAATCGGTTTTGGGGGTGGAGAACATCTTGTTCATGAAATGGACAGGTTTCCACAAACAGGCTTTATCGGCGTCGAGCCATTCATCAATGGAATGGCCAAGATGCTTGCAGCCGTGGAAGGGCATGAGCAGAGGCTGCAACACATCCGGCTTTATGATGATGATGCCACACAGTTGCTTGACTGGTTGCCGGAATCATCAATTACGGGAATAGATCTTTTCTATCCTGATCCGTGGCCGAAGAAGAAACATTGGAAGCGCCGCTTTGTGAATATGAAAAATCTTGATCGCTTTGCGCGTGTTCTGAAATCCGGGGCCAAGTTTCGGTTTGCTTCCGATATTGATACTTATGTGAACTGGACGCTTTTTTACTGTGCGCATCATCCGGATTTTTATTGGACAGCCAATGAGCCCACAGATTGGAAATTGCCTTTTGAAGCTTGGCCGGGAACGCGCTATGAAGAAAAAGCATTGCGGGAAGGGCGCACGCCCGCTTATCTCACATTCGTCAGAAAATAG
- the metK gene encoding methionine adenosyltransferase codes for MSHQNYLFTSESVSEGHPDKVCDRISDEIVDMIYKEAAKTGVDPWSVRVACETLATTNRVVIAGEVRVPDTLLKKDKNGKLVHDKKGNPVINPSRFRSAARRAIRAIGYEQEGFHWKTVKIDVLLHSQSADIAQGVDNASDRQGEEGAGDQGIMFGYACRETPDLMPAPIYYAHKILETLSIARHLDEGEASKLGPDAKSQVTVRYENDKPVEVVSIVLSTQHTDPTWDSKKVRSVVEPYIRQALSDIKIADNCNWYINPTGKFVIGGPDGDAGLTGRKIIVDTYGGAAPHGGGAFSGKDTTKVDRSAAYAARYLAKNVVAAGLADRCTIQLSYAIGVAQPLSIYVNLHGTGKVDESAVEAAIRQLMDLSPSGIRKHLELNKAIYAKTSAYGHFGRKPGRDGSFSWERTNLVKALKDAIKA; via the coding sequence GTGTCTCATCAGAATTATCTTTTTACCAGCGAATCGGTATCGGAAGGTCATCCCGACAAAGTTTGTGACCGCATTTCAGATGAAATTGTTGATATGATCTATAAAGAAGCAGCCAAAACGGGTGTTGACCCATGGTCCGTCCGGGTTGCTTGTGAAACTTTGGCTACGACCAATCGCGTTGTTATTGCCGGTGAAGTTCGTGTGCCCGATACACTTTTGAAAAAAGATAAAAATGGCAAACTTGTTCATGACAAAAAAGGAAATCCGGTTATCAATCCGTCACGTTTCCGTTCGGCTGCCCGTCGTGCAATCCGTGCCATCGGTTATGAACAGGAAGGTTTCCACTGGAAGACAGTGAAGATCGATGTTTTATTACATTCCCAATCTGCCGATATCGCTCAAGGTGTCGATAATGCTTCCGATCGCCAAGGTGAGGAAGGTGCTGGAGATCAGGGTATCATGTTCGGTTATGCCTGCCGCGAAACACCGGATTTGATGCCTGCACCAATCTATTATGCCCATAAAATTCTCGAGACGCTTTCGATTGCACGCCATCTTGATGAAGGCGAAGCAAGCAAGCTCGGACCGGATGCTAAAAGTCAGGTGACTGTGCGTTATGAAAACGACAAACCGGTCGAGGTGGTTTCTATTGTTCTTTCCACCCAGCACACTGATCCGACATGGGATTCAAAGAAGGTTCGCTCGGTTGTCGAGCCTTACATCCGCCAGGCATTGAGCGATATTAAAATTGCCGATAATTGTAATTGGTATATCAATCCGACCGGAAAATTCGTTATTGGTGGCCCGGACGGAGACGCCGGCCTTACAGGCCGTAAAATTATTGTCGATACTTATGGTGGCGCCGCTCCTCATGGCGGTGGTGCATTTTCCGGTAAAGATACCACAAAAGTAGACCGTTCCGCCGCTTATGCAGCGCGCTATCTTGCCAAAAATGTTGTTGCTGCAGGACTTGCCGATCGCTGCACAATCCAGCTTTCATATGCAATCGGTGTCGCTCAACCTCTTTCGATCTATGTCAATTTGCACGGCACAGGTAAGGTTGATGAAAGTGCTGTCGAGGCAGCTATTCGCCAACTTATGGATTTGTCGCCTTCGGGAATTCGTAAACATCTCGAGCTTAACAAGGCAATTTACGCAAAAACATCAGCTTATGGACATTTTGGTCGCAAACCCGGACGCGATGGTTCTTTCTCGTGGGAACGGACAAATCTTGTCAAAGCGCTGAAAGACGCGATCAAGGCGTAA
- a CDS encoding helix-turn-helix domain-containing protein, whose translation MAALKKTPAPTDVYVGSRIRLRRNMLGLSQEKLGEQLGITFQQIQKYEKGTNRVGASRLQAISEILDVPVSYFFEEAPGTRSAEGFREEDNNFMDFCSSNEGIQLLRAFTNIKDPKVRRKIIDLAKALSEDETLNQL comes from the coding sequence ATGGCCGCACTCAAAAAAACACCCGCCCCAACAGACGTCTATGTGGGTAGCCGTATAAGATTGCGGCGCAATATGCTTGGGCTCAGTCAGGAAAAACTGGGTGAGCAATTGGGTATTACGTTCCAGCAAATACAGAAATATGAAAAAGGTACCAACCGCGTTGGTGCAAGCCGTCTTCAGGCTATTTCCGAAATTCTGGACGTGCCGGTATCCTATTTTTTTGAAGAGGCACCGGGAACTCGTTCAGCGGAAGGGTTTCGCGAGGAAGACAATAATTTTATGGACTTTTGTTCAAGTAACGAAGGCATTCAACTTCTTCGTGCGTTTACCAATATAAAAGATCCGAAAGTTCGTCGTAAGATTATCGATTTGGCAAAGGCCTTATCCGAAGACGAAACTCTTAATCAGCTTTAA